A window from Betta splendens chromosome 1, fBetSpl5.4, whole genome shotgun sequence encodes these proteins:
- the cfap97 gene encoding cilia- and flagella-associated protein 97 isoform X2, which translates to MFNPSELEGEVDHSFFDSDCEDSSTHRDGGKTMEKAVNPEKNSLSTHERFHIKQTDETKKQHVQVVYNKDVHSQSPVESEEEASPPSLKHPILKSKNKHSPKKLRGSGHTRSPSPASSGSSVDADSERSCSSNNERSSLASPTFPKCNKSSLTSRETMVRVGSAGSRDMATSRSVDSEDTATDVSPLSSPDISPLQSVDLNHREASDRSPKEQERESVPSSGLSNTHHEESDQDVDELSHRSDSQLGGKLPFHCPGRRNRKNYSFSNDEVCRIDRENQRLLRELSRLSPGPRPGSVARKKANMANTSPSIRISHSALNRQREQQRIERENLAFLKRLESVKPTPGLRRSEQLANYQRQVGYLGAPSYPIYRSTSKKERPASRISSGPRPTSSTHLSSRAVSVSADSSITPASRSEKLNAA; encoded by the exons ATGTTCAATCCCAGTGAACTGGAAGGGGAAGTGGATCATTCATTCTTTGACAGTGACTGTGAAGATAGCAGCACCcacagagatggaggaaaaacGATGGAGAAGGCAGTGAACCCTGAAAAGAACAGTCTGTCAACACATGAGAGGTTTCACATTAAACAGacagatgagacaaaaaaacaacatgtgCAAGTGGTATATAACAAAGATGTGCACAGCCAGAGTCCAGTTGAAAGTGAAGAAGAAGCATcaccacctagtctcaaacATCCaatattaaaaagcaaaaataaacactCTCCTAAGAAACTGAGAGGAAGTGGGCACACCCGAAGTCCATCTCCAGCTTCAAGTGGGAGCAGCGTAGATGCAGACTCAGAAAGATCATGTAGCAGTAATAACGAGAGAAGCAGTTTAGCGTCCCCCACATTTCCCAAATGTAACAAGTCCTCTTTAACCTCTAGAGAGACAATGGTCAGAGTAGGCTCAGCAGGATCCAGAGATATGGCTACAAGTCGTTCGGTGGATTCAGAAGACACAGCGACAGACGTGAGCCCCCTTTCCTCCCCAGACATCAGTCCCCTCCAGTCAGTAGACCTGAACCACAGAGAGGCTTCAGACAGAAGCCCAAAAGAACAGGAGAGGGAGAGTGTGCCCTCCAGTGGCCTAAGCAACACACATCATGAGGAGTCTGACCAGGATGTAGATGAGC TCTCTCACCGTTCAGACAGTCAGCTTGGAGGTAAACTACCATTCCACTGTCCTggaaggagaaacaggaagaactACTCGTTCAGCAATGATGAAGTGTGCCGCATAGATCGGGAGAACCAGCGCCTTCTTCGAGAGCTTTCGCGACTTTCTCCAGGGCCCAGACCAGGAAGTGTTGCTAGAAAGAAAGCAAATATGGCCAACACCTCACCTTCTATTCGCATTTCTCACAGCGCACTGAACAGACAGCGAGAACAGCAACGCATCGAGAGAGAGAACCTG GCTTTCCTGAAGCGTCTGGAGTCTGTCAAGCCTACGCCTGGGCTAAGGCGCTCAGAACAACTGGCAAACTACCAGCGTCAAGTAGGATACCTGGGAGCTCCTTCATACCCCATCTATCGATCCActtcaaagaaagaaagaccGGCCAGCAGGATATCCTCAG GTCCCAGGCCGACCAGTTCTACCCACCTCAGCTCCAGAGCAGTTTCAGTCAGCGCCGACTCCAGCATCACACCTGCATCTAGATCGGAAAAACTGAACGCGGCCTGA
- the ufsp2 gene encoding ufm1-specific protease 2, with the protein MVFVNSDPSEAATILRVKEPLEFKCHLDSTDALLMQKVISRTFTSLRSKVKSESCVLTVCDSPVVIWPNKGVFVTPEEITPSALCEDIQQWIQTDEHEASGKKSGKKKIKKGSVASVLNLRLMMEVTTPGPLPAPVLSRTVRRSHFLSTVLPLDCVVCTKSSDTIKDACERLVEALTHQLCDMEKVTLQHMNGTTLLTPEPLHFLLPEQKGLVTVVYPAGAPDSQLETQRKELHQQFELPHDRPYFRRANAHHFPNESYKDGYLRNPHVALTHPNMENGKVYLVQGLYSYHHYMQDRMDDSGWGCAYRSLQTICSWFQQQGYVERPVPSHREIQQALVDVGDKQASFVGSRQWIGSIEVQAVLSQLLEVTSKIMFVSQGSELASKGRELANHFATEGTPVMIGGGVLAHTILGVAWSETTGQIRYLILDPHYTGAEDLQVITDKGWCGWKGADFWDQTAYYNLCLPQRPKII; encoded by the exons ATG GTTTTCGTTAACTCGGATCCCTCCGAAGCTGCGACCATCCTTCGTGTCAAAGAGCCGCTGGAGTTCAAGTGTCACCTGGACAGCACAGATG CATTGCTTATGCAAAAAGTGATTTCGAGAACATTCACGAGCCTCCGCTCTAAGGTGAAATCTGAATCCTGCGTCCTCACAGTCTGTGACAGTCCTGTGGTCATTTGGCCCAACAAGGGTGTTTTCGTAACGCCTGAAGAAATAACGCCAAGTGCATTGTGTGAGGATATACAGCAGTGGATACA GACAGATGAACATGAGGCCTCTGGCAAGAAAtctggaaaaaagaaaataaaaaaaggttcagTAGCA AGTGTCCTAAACCTTCGCCTAATGATGGAGGTGACAACTCCAGGCCCTCTCCCCGCTCCCGTCCTGAGTAGAACCGTTCGGAGGTCCCACTTCCTGTCTACCGTCCTTCCTTTGGACTGTGTTGTCTGTACAAAAAGCAGCGACACCATCAAAGA TGCCTGCGAGAGACTAGTGGAAGCGCTAACTCATCAGCTGTGTGACATGGAGAAAGTGACCTTGCAGCACATGAATGGGACCACGCTGCTGACTCCTGAACCGCTTCACTTTCTCCTCCCAGAACAAAAAGGACTGGTGACTGTGGTCTATCCAGCAGGAGCGCCTGACAGCCAGCTAGAGACGCAGCGTAAG GAATTGCATCAGCAGTTTGAGCTACCACATGACAGGCCATATTTCAGAAGAGCCAATGCACATCACTTTCCCAACGAGTCCTACAAGGACGGGTACCTCCGAAACCCACATGTGGCTCTCACACATCCCAACATGGAAAATGGGAAG GTCTACTTGGTGCAGGGGCTCTACAGCTATCATCATTACATGCAGGATCGAATGGATGACAGTGGTTGGGGCTGTGCTTATCGCTCCTTGCAGACCATTTGCTCCTGGTTCCAGCAGCAAGGCTACGTAGAACGACCCGTGCCTTCTCATAGAGAGATCCAACAG GCTTTAGTTGACGTCGGAGACAAGCAGGCATCCTTTGTGGGATCACGGCAGTGGATTGGGTCCATCGAGGTTCAGGCTGTTCTGAGCCAGCTCCTGGAGGTCACTTCCAAGATCATGTTTGTGAG TCAGGGTTCTGAATTGGCATCTAAAGGCAGAGAACTGGCAAATCACTTTGCCACTGAAGGAACTCCTGTCATGATTG gGGGGGGTGTTTTAGCTCACACTATTTTGGGTGTGGCTTGGAGTGAGACCACTGGGCAGATCCGTTATCTCATCCTCGATCCACATTACACAGGAGCTGAAGACCTGCAGGTTATCACAGACAAG GGCTGGTGTGGCTGGAAAGGAGCAGATTTTTGGGATCAAACTGCGTATTATAATCTTTGTCTCCCACAGAGGCCAAAGATCATCTGA
- the cfap97 gene encoding cilia- and flagella-associated protein 97 isoform X1 has translation MFNPSELEGEVDHSFFDSDCEDSSTHRDGGKTMEKAVNPEKNSLSTHERFHIKQTDETKKQHVQVVYNKDVHSQSPVESEEEASPPSLKHPILKSKNKHSPKKLRGSGHTRSPSPASSGSSVDADSERSCSSNNERSSLASPTFPKCNKSSLTSRETMVRVGSAGSRDMATSRSVDSEDTATDVSPLSSPDISPLQSVDLNHREASDRSPKEQERESVPSSGLSNTHHEESDQDVDELSHRSDSQLGGKLPFHCPGRRNRKNYSFSNDEVCRIDRENQRLLRELSRLSPGPRPGSVARKKANMANTSPSIRISHSALNRQREQQRIERENLAFLKRLESVKPTPGLRRSEQLANYQRQVGYLGAPSYPIYRSTSKKERPASRISSAGPRPTSSTHLSSRAVSVSADSSITPASRSEKLNAA, from the exons ATGTTCAATCCCAGTGAACTGGAAGGGGAAGTGGATCATTCATTCTTTGACAGTGACTGTGAAGATAGCAGCACCcacagagatggaggaaaaacGATGGAGAAGGCAGTGAACCCTGAAAAGAACAGTCTGTCAACACATGAGAGGTTTCACATTAAACAGacagatgagacaaaaaaacaacatgtgCAAGTGGTATATAACAAAGATGTGCACAGCCAGAGTCCAGTTGAAAGTGAAGAAGAAGCATcaccacctagtctcaaacATCCaatattaaaaagcaaaaataaacactCTCCTAAGAAACTGAGAGGAAGTGGGCACACCCGAAGTCCATCTCCAGCTTCAAGTGGGAGCAGCGTAGATGCAGACTCAGAAAGATCATGTAGCAGTAATAACGAGAGAAGCAGTTTAGCGTCCCCCACATTTCCCAAATGTAACAAGTCCTCTTTAACCTCTAGAGAGACAATGGTCAGAGTAGGCTCAGCAGGATCCAGAGATATGGCTACAAGTCGTTCGGTGGATTCAGAAGACACAGCGACAGACGTGAGCCCCCTTTCCTCCCCAGACATCAGTCCCCTCCAGTCAGTAGACCTGAACCACAGAGAGGCTTCAGACAGAAGCCCAAAAGAACAGGAGAGGGAGAGTGTGCCCTCCAGTGGCCTAAGCAACACACATCATGAGGAGTCTGACCAGGATGTAGATGAGC TCTCTCACCGTTCAGACAGTCAGCTTGGAGGTAAACTACCATTCCACTGTCCTggaaggagaaacaggaagaactACTCGTTCAGCAATGATGAAGTGTGCCGCATAGATCGGGAGAACCAGCGCCTTCTTCGAGAGCTTTCGCGACTTTCTCCAGGGCCCAGACCAGGAAGTGTTGCTAGAAAGAAAGCAAATATGGCCAACACCTCACCTTCTATTCGCATTTCTCACAGCGCACTGAACAGACAGCGAGAACAGCAACGCATCGAGAGAGAGAACCTG GCTTTCCTGAAGCGTCTGGAGTCTGTCAAGCCTACGCCTGGGCTAAGGCGCTCAGAACAACTGGCAAACTACCAGCGTCAAGTAGGATACCTGGGAGCTCCTTCATACCCCATCTATCGATCCActtcaaagaaagaaagaccGGCCAGCAGGATATCCTCAG CAGGTCCCAGGCCGACCAGTTCTACCCACCTCAGCTCCAGAGCAGTTTCAGTCAGCGCCGACTCCAGCATCACACCTGCATCTAGATCGGAAAAACTGAACGCGGCCTGA
- the gucy1a1 gene encoding guanylate cyclase soluble subunit alpha-1 isoform X1: protein MFCAKLKELKISGECPFSGSAREDELGDFEERSTDAAELMPISKDVHGKIGGELPRRKSGRAKVNLHTLGDSIAKLACPEFQRLHAALQRVMRPADHASLSVCCADYQSRSDEAEHLVEMMNTYSATTAIPLEALKVSLGEELFGMCYEEDGHVLRVVGGALHDFLNSFNVLLKQSGTQPKSDGEGSVNEPSVLCLDKDPGLLTVYFFNPRPTTELFFPGVIKAAACVLYHTTVEVLMDLASAKDSILQSNPQPSLLYTVVVKDAKSLSPSPLRATSAGTLPTSLFSTIFPFHLILDPDLALVQIGHGLRKRLSRKDGLRRSATFQEHFSIVSPQIKCTFQGILTMLNTQFIIRIKHGASTTDHARKLMHLKGQMIYVAESSAILFLGSPCVDKLEELTGCGLYLSDIPVHNALRDVVLVGEQAKAQDGLKKRLGKAKAALERAHQALEEEKRKTVELLFSIFPGTVARQLWQGQAVQAKKFRGVTMLFSDIVGFTAVCSLCTPMQVITMLNELYTRFDHHCGELDVYKVETIGDAYCVAGGLHRESDTHAVQIALMALKMMELSDEVMTPTGDPILMRIGLHSGSVLAGVVGVKMPRYCLFGNNVTLANKFESCSQPGKINISPTTHRLLKDRPEFVFVPRSRQELPANFPEDIPGVCYFLEAPLKSSKLPLK, encoded by the exons ATGTTCTGCGccaagctgaaggagctgaagataTCGGGAGAGTGCCCGTTCTCCGGCAGCGCCAGGGAGGACGAGCTGGGAGACTTCGAGGAGCGCTCAACTGACGCCGCGGAATTGATGCCCATTTCTAAGGACGTGCACGGCAAAATCGGCGGGGAGCTGCCGCGACGGAAGAGCGGCAGAGCCAAAGTTAACCTGCACACACTTGGAGACAGCATCGCTAAATTGGCGTGTCCCGAG TTTCAGAGGCTGCACGCTGCTCTTCAGCGAGTGATGCGACCAGCAGATCACGCCAG CCTCAGCGTTTGCTGCGCAGACTATCAGAGCCGCAGCGACGAAGCGGAGCATTTAGTGGAGATGATGAACACGTACTCAGCCACAACAG CGATCCCTCTGGAGGCGCTGAAAGTTTCTCTGGGCGAGGAGCTCTTCGGCATGTGCTACGAGGAGGACGGGCACGTTTtgagggtggtggggggggccCTCCACGACTTCCTCAACAGCTTCAACGTCCTGCTGAAACAGAGCGGCACGCAGCCAAAGTCAGACGGCGAGGGTTCTGTAAACGAGCCCTCGGTGCTGTGCTTAGACAAGGATCCGGGTCTGCTTACTGTCTACTTCTTCAACCCCCGCCCGACTACTGAGCTCTTCTTCCCTGGAGTTATCAAGGCCGCTGCATGCGTGCTGTACCACACCACTGTGGAGGTGCTGATGGACCTAGCTAGTGCTAAGGACAGCATCCTGCAGTCCAACCCGCAGCCAAGTCTTCTCTACACAGTCGTTGTTAAGGATGCTAAAAGTCTTAGCCCCAGTCCACTGAGGGCCACCTCCGCCGGGACTCTTCCTACCTCTCTGTTCTCCACTATCTTCCCATTCCACCTGATCCTGGACCCGGACTTGGCTCTGGTTCAAATCGGACACGGGCTCAGAAAGCGACTGAGCAGGAAGGACGGACTGAGGCGATCGGCCACCTTCCAGGAGCATTTCTCCATAGTCTCCCCCCAGATCAAATGCACCTTTCAGGGTATCCTGACCATGCTGAACACGCAGTTCATCATCCGGATCAAGCACGGAGCGTCCACCACAGACCACGCACGGAAG CTCATGCACCTCAAAGGCCAGATGATCTACGTGGCCGAGTCCAGCGCCATCCTGTTCCTGGGCTCGCCGTGCGTGGacaagctggaggagctgacggGCTGCGGCCTGTACCTGTCCGACATCCCGGTCCACAACGCGCTGCGCGACGTGGTGCTGGTGGGCGAGCAGGCCAAGGCCCAGGACGGCCTGAAGAAGCGGCTGGGCAAGGCCAAGGCGGCGCTGGAGCGCGCCCAccaggcgctggaggaggagaagaggaagacggTGGAGCTGCTGTTCTCCATCTTCCCCGGCACCGTGGCCCGGCAGCTGTGGCAGGGCCAGGCGGTCCAGGCCAAGAAGTTCCGCGGCGTCACCATGCTCTTCTCCGACATCGTGGGCTTCACGGCGGTTTGCTCCCTCTGCACGCCGATGCAGGTCATCACCATGCTCAACGAGCTGTACACCAGGTTTGACCACCACTGCGGAGAGCTCGACGTCTATAAG GTGGAGACGATCGGCGACGCGTACTGCGTGGCGGGCGGCCTACACAGGGAGAGCGACACCCACGCGGTCCAGATCGCCCTCATGGCCTTGAAGATGATGGAGCTCTCAGACGAGGTCATGACGCCAACTGGAGACCCGATATTG atgCGCATTGGCCTCCACAGTGGCTCAGTGCTGGCTGGTGTAGTTGGAGTGAAGATGCCGCGCTACTGCCTTTTTGGGAACAACGTCACGCTGGCTAACAAGTTTGAATCCTGCAGCCAACCCGGGAAAATCAATATCAGTCCTACAACCCACAG GTTGCTGAAGGATCGCCCAGAGTTCGTGTTCGTTCccaggagcagacaggagctTCCGGCCAACTTCCCAGAAGACATCCCTGGTGTTTGTTACTTTTTGGAGGCGCCTCTCAAAAGTTCCAAACTGCCTCTGAAATGA
- the gucy1a1 gene encoding guanylate cyclase soluble subunit alpha-1 isoform X2, producing the protein MMNTYSATTAIPLEALKVSLGEELFGMCYEEDGHVLRVVGGALHDFLNSFNVLLKQSGTQPKSDGEGSVNEPSVLCLDKDPGLLTVYFFNPRPTTELFFPGVIKAAACVLYHTTVEVLMDLASAKDSILQSNPQPSLLYTVVVKDAKSLSPSPLRATSAGTLPTSLFSTIFPFHLILDPDLALVQIGHGLRKRLSRKDGLRRSATFQEHFSIVSPQIKCTFQGILTMLNTQFIIRIKHGASTTDHARKLMHLKGQMIYVAESSAILFLGSPCVDKLEELTGCGLYLSDIPVHNALRDVVLVGEQAKAQDGLKKRLGKAKAALERAHQALEEEKRKTVELLFSIFPGTVARQLWQGQAVQAKKFRGVTMLFSDIVGFTAVCSLCTPMQVITMLNELYTRFDHHCGELDVYKVETIGDAYCVAGGLHRESDTHAVQIALMALKMMELSDEVMTPTGDPILMRIGLHSGSVLAGVVGVKMPRYCLFGNNVTLANKFESCSQPGKINISPTTHRLLKDRPEFVFVPRSRQELPANFPEDIPGVCYFLEAPLKSSKLPLK; encoded by the exons ATGATGAACACGTACTCAGCCACAACAG CGATCCCTCTGGAGGCGCTGAAAGTTTCTCTGGGCGAGGAGCTCTTCGGCATGTGCTACGAGGAGGACGGGCACGTTTtgagggtggtggggggggccCTCCACGACTTCCTCAACAGCTTCAACGTCCTGCTGAAACAGAGCGGCACGCAGCCAAAGTCAGACGGCGAGGGTTCTGTAAACGAGCCCTCGGTGCTGTGCTTAGACAAGGATCCGGGTCTGCTTACTGTCTACTTCTTCAACCCCCGCCCGACTACTGAGCTCTTCTTCCCTGGAGTTATCAAGGCCGCTGCATGCGTGCTGTACCACACCACTGTGGAGGTGCTGATGGACCTAGCTAGTGCTAAGGACAGCATCCTGCAGTCCAACCCGCAGCCAAGTCTTCTCTACACAGTCGTTGTTAAGGATGCTAAAAGTCTTAGCCCCAGTCCACTGAGGGCCACCTCCGCCGGGACTCTTCCTACCTCTCTGTTCTCCACTATCTTCCCATTCCACCTGATCCTGGACCCGGACTTGGCTCTGGTTCAAATCGGACACGGGCTCAGAAAGCGACTGAGCAGGAAGGACGGACTGAGGCGATCGGCCACCTTCCAGGAGCATTTCTCCATAGTCTCCCCCCAGATCAAATGCACCTTTCAGGGTATCCTGACCATGCTGAACACGCAGTTCATCATCCGGATCAAGCACGGAGCGTCCACCACAGACCACGCACGGAAG CTCATGCACCTCAAAGGCCAGATGATCTACGTGGCCGAGTCCAGCGCCATCCTGTTCCTGGGCTCGCCGTGCGTGGacaagctggaggagctgacggGCTGCGGCCTGTACCTGTCCGACATCCCGGTCCACAACGCGCTGCGCGACGTGGTGCTGGTGGGCGAGCAGGCCAAGGCCCAGGACGGCCTGAAGAAGCGGCTGGGCAAGGCCAAGGCGGCGCTGGAGCGCGCCCAccaggcgctggaggaggagaagaggaagacggTGGAGCTGCTGTTCTCCATCTTCCCCGGCACCGTGGCCCGGCAGCTGTGGCAGGGCCAGGCGGTCCAGGCCAAGAAGTTCCGCGGCGTCACCATGCTCTTCTCCGACATCGTGGGCTTCACGGCGGTTTGCTCCCTCTGCACGCCGATGCAGGTCATCACCATGCTCAACGAGCTGTACACCAGGTTTGACCACCACTGCGGAGAGCTCGACGTCTATAAG GTGGAGACGATCGGCGACGCGTACTGCGTGGCGGGCGGCCTACACAGGGAGAGCGACACCCACGCGGTCCAGATCGCCCTCATGGCCTTGAAGATGATGGAGCTCTCAGACGAGGTCATGACGCCAACTGGAGACCCGATATTG atgCGCATTGGCCTCCACAGTGGCTCAGTGCTGGCTGGTGTAGTTGGAGTGAAGATGCCGCGCTACTGCCTTTTTGGGAACAACGTCACGCTGGCTAACAAGTTTGAATCCTGCAGCCAACCCGGGAAAATCAATATCAGTCCTACAACCCACAG GTTGCTGAAGGATCGCCCAGAGTTCGTGTTCGTTCccaggagcagacaggagctTCCGGCCAACTTCCCAGAAGACATCCCTGGTGTTTGTTACTTTTTGGAGGCGCCTCTCAAAAGTTCCAAACTGCCTCTGAAATGA
- the slc25a4 gene encoding ADP/ATP translocase 1: MSDAVVSFLKDFLAGGIAAAISKTAVAPIERVKLLLQVQHASKQITAEMQYKGIIDCVVRIPKEQGFISFWRGNLANVIRYFPTQALNFAFKDKYKKIFLGGVDQKKQFWRYFAGNLASGGAAGATSLCFVYPLDFARTRLAADIGKGLAEREFTGLGNCITKIFKTDGLKGLYLGFNVSVQGIIIYRAAYFGCFDTAKGMLPDPKNTHIIVSWMIAQTVTAAAGLISYPFDTVRRRMMMQSGRKGADIMYKGTIDCWRKILKDEGSKAFFKGAWSNVIRGMGGAFVLVLYDEIKKFTY; this comes from the exons atgTCGGACGCAGTGGTTAGTTTCTTAAAGGACTTTTTGGCTGGTGGCATCGCCGCTGCCATCTCCAAAACAGCTGTCGCTCCCATTGAGAGAGTCAAGTTGTTGCTGCAG GTCCAGCATGCCAGCAAACAGATCACCGCAGAGATGCAGTACAAAGGCATCATTGACTGTGTGGTTCGGATCCCAAAGGAGCAGGGCTTTATCTCCTTCTGGAGAGGCAACCTGGCCAACGTGATCCGCTACTTTCCGACCCAAGCCCTCAACTTCGCCTTCAAAGATAAGTACAAGAAGATCTTCCTCGGCGGCGTGGATCAGAAAAAGCAGTTCTGGCGCTACTTCGCCGGCAACCTGGCgtccggcggcgccgccggcgccaCGTCACTCTGCTTCGTTTATCCCCTCGACTTCGCCAGGACGAGACTCGCCGCCGACATCGGCAAGGGTCTCGCGGAGAGAGAGTTCACCGGCCTTGGAAACTGCATCACTAAGATTTTCAAAACCGACGGACTCAAGGGTCTCTACCTCGGATTCAACGTATCGGTGCAGGGTATTATCATCTACAGAGCGGCCTACTTCGGATGCTTCGACACAGCCAAAG GTATGCTGCCAGATCCCAAGAACACGCACATCATCGTCAGCTGGATGATCGCTCAGACCGTCACCGCTGCAGCTGGCCTCATCTCGTACCCCTTCGACACCGTCAGACGTCGTATGATGATGCAGTCCGGCCGCAAAGGAG CTGACATCATGTACAAGGGCACAATCGACTGCTGGAGGAAGATCCTGAAGGATGAGGGATCGAAAGCCTTCTTCAAAGGCGCTTGGTCCAACGTGATCAGAGGCATGGGTGGCGCCTTTGTGCTGGTGTTGTATGACGAGATCAAGAAGTTCACATATTAA